Part of the Vagococcus jeotgali genome, CCTTGAGGCAAGCAGCCTTTTTTATTATTTCCTTGCTCATTATTTTACTCATTTATAAAACGAAAATGCGGGTTTACCAAACAGCTGTGTTTCAACAAATTATGGTAGGAATTACCTATGTTTTACTTATTAGTACTAGTATTTTAGGTCTAGGTAGTACCATCGGAGGTGCTCAGAGGTGGATTAACATTGGTGGGTTTACTTTTCAACCTTCTGAATTTGTTATTATTACAACAATTTTATATACTGCCTATATTTTATCCAGGCGGCAAAAAACAATTAACACACATTTTTGGAAATCTATTTTAATACCTGTCATCATTGTTGGATCGATGATTCTATTAATTATGATTCAACCAAATGTGGGTGGGGCTGCTATCATTTCACTTTTATTTTTAATATTGTTACTTGCTAGTGGTATTCCAGCTGCTTATACTTTCATTAGTTTTGGTGGTATTTTACTCTTTACTGGACTGGCCTGGTTGATTGTAATGTTTAAAGGAGGCATGTTGATTCCTGAGCGTTTCTCTCATGTTTACGACCGATTTGCTGTTGTGGCCGATCCTTTCGCTGATAAACATGACAACGGCTTTCAAC contains:
- a CDS encoding FtsW/RodA/SpoVE family cell cycle protein: MRKKLQFIDFKILIPYIVLNIIGMIMIFSASSYNLDQLGKSPFSIALRQAAFFIISLLIILLIYKTKMRVYQTAVFQQIMVGITYVLLISTSILGLGSTIGGAQRWINIGGFTFQPSEFVIITTILYTAYILSRRQKTINTHFWKSILIPVIIVGSMILLIMIQPNVGGAAIISLLFLILLLASGIPAAYTFISFGGILLFTGLAWLIVMFKGGMLIPERFSHVYDRFAVVADPFADKHDNGFQLVNSYFAIYNGSWFGQGLGKSIQKKGFLPVAETDFIFSITIEELGLIMALIILGILFFMIIHILKVGIKSTSAFNSLVCIGVASAIMLQLFINLGGILSIIPMTGVPFPFLSYGGSNLITMSILVGLALNISAEERRISQQFFLPEYTPHK